One segment of Takifugu rubripes chromosome 5, fTakRub1.2, whole genome shotgun sequence DNA contains the following:
- the rfx1a gene encoding MHC class II regulatory factor RFX1a isoform X4 yields the protein MATSGYVGEIQPAVQPQGTGVTITPGQTDASSTPSSPPQFLAEIQTTVVTPTVVTPTGQATPPDQAPSITNPKPSAANQPQPAAQTQPAQTQYVTAEIQSSPTQSGNPQTAPQYIVVTVTEGSLHSSESVPDSNPPPAVVQTGVPTQVVQQRSVVQATSQITKTEPGTQLSVTSLQPVHITPEVQQQLSSVPVQHVYTNQVQYVEGTDTNYTTSTIRSSTFPYSETPLYTQTTPTQYYEGQQTPGSQASTPGTPLTVSVTAGTTGGVSMFVAQPTSATAGGATVVTTCGTTNGAGEGAGTNGGTAGSYVIQGGYMLSSSSSGGAASNTQNYSHTARASPATVSITEGEESSVPSADKKVQWLLDNYETAEGVSLPRSTLYCHYLLHCQEQKLEPVNAASFGKLIRSVFMGLRTRRLGTRGNSKYHYYGLRIKAGSSLLRLMEDQQHLAMRQQPFSQKQRLKPVHKVEGMTNGTSAGAGQQQQQQQGSGQVDISTQVQQYQQFLDASRALPEFPDIDLQGKPLPDGVELEHIKSFQVLYREHCEAILDVMVNLQFTLVETLWKTFWRFSQSQAGDATLAVHDESEKRLPKSCLVLLCKYEPVLRWSRDCDNSLYQGLVEILIPDVLRPIPSALTQAIRNFAKSLESWLTNAMMNIPEEMVRIKVTSANAFAQTLRRYTSLNHLAQAARAVLQNTAQINQMLSDLNRVDFANVQEQASWVCRCEDRVVQRLEQDFKLTLQQQNSLEQWAAWLDGVVSQVLKPYQHSPAFPKAAKLFLLKWSFYSSMVIRDLTLRSAASFGSFHLIRLLYDEYMYYLIEHRVAQAKGETPIAVMGEFASLGRGLRQLDPDKDEEEEEEEESDEEGQELSLPSDGAVLGEESLEPPAKLARTDQGVLFTSGSATN from the exons ATGGCCACTTCAGGCTATGTGGGTGAGATCCAGCCAGCAGTTCAACCCCAGGGGACTGGCGTTACTATCACACCAGGGCAAACCGATGCCAGCTCCACACCCTCTAGCCCGCCCCAGTTCCTGGCAGAAATTCAAACCACTGTGGTTACCCCTACTGTTGTAACACCAACGGGCCAGGCTACTCCTCCAGATCAAGCCCCGTCTATCACTAATCCAAAACCTTCAGCTGCTAATcagcctcagcctgcagcacagACTCAACCAGCTCAGACGCAGTATGTGACTGCAGAGATCCAGAGCTCTCCCACCCAGTCTGGGAATCCTCAAACTGCTCCTCAGTACATTGTTGTCACAGTTACAG AAGGCTCTCTTCATTCCAGTGAAAGTGTACCAGACTCTAACCCCCCTCCAGCTGTGGTGCAGACAGGAGTTCCTACCCAGGTGGTTCAGCAG AGGTCTGTGGTGCAGGCCACTTCTCAGATAACCAAGACTGAGCCAGGCACCCAGCTCAGTGTTACCAGCTTACAACCTGTGCATATCACCCCTGAG GTCCAACAgcagctctcctcagttccagttcaacatgtgtacacCAATCAAGTGCAGTATGTGGAAGGAACAGACACCAACtacaccaccagcaccat ACGTTCCAGTACCTTTCCTTACTCTGAGACACCTCTGTACACCCAGACCACACCTACCCAGTATTATGAGGGTCAGCAGACCCCAGGCTCACAGGCCTCCACACCTGGCACACCTCTGACTGTCTCTGTGACCGCTGGAACAACAGGTGGTGTGTCCATGTTTGTGGCCCAGCCTACCAGCGCGACAGCAGGAGGGGCCACAGTGGTGACTACATGTGGCACCACCAATGGGGCAGGGGAAGGGGCAGGCACCAATGGTGGCACAGCGGGGAGCTATGTGATCCAAGGGGGTTACATgctaagcagcagcagcagtggaggggCAGCTAGCAACACTCAGAACTACTCACACACCGCCCGCGCCTCTCCAGCCACCGTGAGTATTACAGAGGGCGAAGAGAGTAGCGTGCCGTCGGCAGACAAGAAG GTACAGTGGTTACTGGATAACTATGAGACAGCTGAAGGAGTGAGTCTTCCACGGTCGACACTCTACTGCCACTATTTGCTGCACTGCCAAGAACAGAAACTAGAGCCTGTTAACGCTGCCTCGTTTGGGAAACTCATTAGATCTGTGTTCATGGGCCTACGCACACGACGCTTGGGCACAAG GGGAAATTCTAAATACCACTACTATGGCCTAAGGATTAAGGCAGGCTCTTCGCTTCTTCGTCTGATGGAGGACCAGCAACATTTGGCCATGAGGCAGCAGCCCTTCTCCCAGAAACAGAG GTTGAAGCCAGTACACAAAGTTGAAGGGATGACCAATGGCACATCAGCAGGGGCGggccagcagcaacaacagcagcaagggTCGGGACAGGTAGACATCAGCACACAGGTTCAGCAGTACCAGCAATTCCTGG ATGCATCCAGAGCactcccagagttcccagaCATTGACCTCCAGGGAAAACCTCTGCCTGATGGTGTTGAGCTGGAGCACATAAAGAGTTTTCAAGTGCTGTACAGAGAACATTGTGAG GCTATACTGGACGTGATGGTCAATCTGCAGTTTACTTTGGTGGAAACTCTTTGGAAGACCTTCTGGAGGTTCAGCCAGAGTCAGGCTGGAGATGCAACATTAGCTGT TCACGATGAGTCAGAGAAACGTCTCCCAAAGTCCTGCCTGGTTTTGCTGTGCAAGTACGAGCCAGTGCTGCGTTGGAGCCGCGACTGCGATAACAGTCTGTACCAGGGTCTGGTAGAGATCCTCATCCCTGATGTCCTCCGACCCATTCCCA GTGCCTTAACTCAAGCCATCCGTAACTTTGCCAAAAGCCTGGAGAGCTGGCTGACCAATGCCATGATGAACATCCCAGAGGAAATGGTCCGCATTAAG GTGACATCAGCCAATGCTTTTGCCCAGACCCTGCGTCGCTACACAAGTCTGAACCACCTCGCCCAAGCAGCCCGCGCTGTCCTCCAGAACACAGCTCAGATCAACCAAATGCTCTCTGACCTTAACCGTGTGGACTTTGCTAATGTCCAG GAACAGGCCTCGTGGGTGTGTCGGTGTGAAGACCGTGTTGTCCAGAGGCTGGAGCAGGATTTCAAATtgaccctgcagcagcagaactctcTGGAGCAGTGGGCTGCGTGGCTGGATGGTGTGGTCTCTCAGGTCCTAAAGCCCTATCAACACAGCCCTGCCTTCCCAAAAGCTGCAAAGCTTTTCCTGCTCAAGTGGTCCTTTTACAG TTCCATGGTGATCAGAGACCTGACCCTGAGGAGCGCAGCCAGTTTTGGTTCTTTTCATCTTATCCGCCTGTTGTATGACGAGTACATGTACTATTTGATAGAGCACAGAGTGGCACAGGCGAAAGGAGAGACCCCCATTGCTGTCATGGGAGAG TTTGCAAGTTTAGGTCGAGGTCTGAGGCAGCTGGATCCTGACAAAG atgaggaagaggaagaggaggaggagagcgacgAGGAAGGACAGGAGCTGTCCCTTCCATCAGACGGTGCGGTGCTTGGAGAGGAGTCTCTGGAGCCACCTGCTAAGCTGGCCAGAACAGACCAGGGGGTCCTCTTCACAAGCGGATCAGCTACCAACTAA
- the rfx1a gene encoding MHC class II regulatory factor RFX1a isoform X2 — MATSGYVGEIQPAVQPQGTGVTITPGQTDASSTPSSPPQFLAEIQTTVVTPTVVTPTGQATPPDQAPSITNPKPSAANQPQPAAQTQPAQTQYVTAEIQSSPTQSGNPQTAPQYIVVTVTGSLHSSESVPDSNPPPAVVQTGVPTQVVQQVQTAQQRSVVQATSQITKTEPGTQLSVTSLQPVHITPEVQQQLSSVPVQHVYTNQVQYVEGTDTNYTTSTIRSSTFPYSETPLYTQTTPTQYYEGQQTPGSQASTPGTPLTVSVTAGTTGGVSMFVAQPTSATAGGATVVTTCGTTNGAGEGAGTNGGTAGSYVIQGGYMLSSSSSGGAASNTQNYSHTARASPATVSITEGEESSVPSADKKVQWLLDNYETAEGVSLPRSTLYCHYLLHCQEQKLEPVNAASFGKLIRSVFMGLRTRRLGTRGNSKYHYYGLRIKAGSSLLRLMEDQQHLAMRQQPFSQKQRLKPVHKVEGMTNGTSAGAGQQQQQQQGSGQVDISTQVQQYQQFLDASRALPEFPDIDLQGKPLPDGVELEHIKSFQVLYREHCEAILDVMVNLQFTLVETLWKTFWRFSQSQAGDATLAVHDESEKRLPKSCLVLLCKYEPVLRWSRDCDNSLYQGLVEILIPDVLRPIPSALTQAIRNFAKSLESWLTNAMMNIPEEMVRIKVTSANAFAQTLRRYTSLNHLAQAARAVLQNTAQINQMLSDLNRVDFANVQEQASWVCRCEDRVVQRLEQDFKLTLQQQNSLEQWAAWLDGVVSQVLKPYQHSPAFPKAAKLFLLKWSFYSSMVIRDLTLRSAASFGSFHLIRLLYDEYMYYLIEHRVAQAKGETPIAVMGEFASLGRGLRQLDPDKDEEEEEEEESDEEGQELSLPSDGAVLGEESLEPPAKLARTDQGVLFTSGSATN; from the exons ATGGCCACTTCAGGCTATGTGGGTGAGATCCAGCCAGCAGTTCAACCCCAGGGGACTGGCGTTACTATCACACCAGGGCAAACCGATGCCAGCTCCACACCCTCTAGCCCGCCCCAGTTCCTGGCAGAAATTCAAACCACTGTGGTTACCCCTACTGTTGTAACACCAACGGGCCAGGCTACTCCTCCAGATCAAGCCCCGTCTATCACTAATCCAAAACCTTCAGCTGCTAATcagcctcagcctgcagcacagACTCAACCAGCTCAGACGCAGTATGTGACTGCAGAGATCCAGAGCTCTCCCACCCAGTCTGGGAATCCTCAAACTGCTCCTCAGTACATTGTTGTCACAGTTACAG GCTCTCTTCATTCCAGTGAAAGTGTACCAGACTCTAACCCCCCTCCAGCTGTGGTGCAGACAGGAGTTCCTACCCAGGTGGTTCAGCAGGTACAGACAGCTCAGCAG AGGTCTGTGGTGCAGGCCACTTCTCAGATAACCAAGACTGAGCCAGGCACCCAGCTCAGTGTTACCAGCTTACAACCTGTGCATATCACCCCTGAG GTCCAACAgcagctctcctcagttccagttcaacatgtgtacacCAATCAAGTGCAGTATGTGGAAGGAACAGACACCAACtacaccaccagcaccat ACGTTCCAGTACCTTTCCTTACTCTGAGACACCTCTGTACACCCAGACCACACCTACCCAGTATTATGAGGGTCAGCAGACCCCAGGCTCACAGGCCTCCACACCTGGCACACCTCTGACTGTCTCTGTGACCGCTGGAACAACAGGTGGTGTGTCCATGTTTGTGGCCCAGCCTACCAGCGCGACAGCAGGAGGGGCCACAGTGGTGACTACATGTGGCACCACCAATGGGGCAGGGGAAGGGGCAGGCACCAATGGTGGCACAGCGGGGAGCTATGTGATCCAAGGGGGTTACATgctaagcagcagcagcagtggaggggCAGCTAGCAACACTCAGAACTACTCACACACCGCCCGCGCCTCTCCAGCCACCGTGAGTATTACAGAGGGCGAAGAGAGTAGCGTGCCGTCGGCAGACAAGAAG GTACAGTGGTTACTGGATAACTATGAGACAGCTGAAGGAGTGAGTCTTCCACGGTCGACACTCTACTGCCACTATTTGCTGCACTGCCAAGAACAGAAACTAGAGCCTGTTAACGCTGCCTCGTTTGGGAAACTCATTAGATCTGTGTTCATGGGCCTACGCACACGACGCTTGGGCACAAG GGGAAATTCTAAATACCACTACTATGGCCTAAGGATTAAGGCAGGCTCTTCGCTTCTTCGTCTGATGGAGGACCAGCAACATTTGGCCATGAGGCAGCAGCCCTTCTCCCAGAAACAGAG GTTGAAGCCAGTACACAAAGTTGAAGGGATGACCAATGGCACATCAGCAGGGGCGggccagcagcaacaacagcagcaagggTCGGGACAGGTAGACATCAGCACACAGGTTCAGCAGTACCAGCAATTCCTGG ATGCATCCAGAGCactcccagagttcccagaCATTGACCTCCAGGGAAAACCTCTGCCTGATGGTGTTGAGCTGGAGCACATAAAGAGTTTTCAAGTGCTGTACAGAGAACATTGTGAG GCTATACTGGACGTGATGGTCAATCTGCAGTTTACTTTGGTGGAAACTCTTTGGAAGACCTTCTGGAGGTTCAGCCAGAGTCAGGCTGGAGATGCAACATTAGCTGT TCACGATGAGTCAGAGAAACGTCTCCCAAAGTCCTGCCTGGTTTTGCTGTGCAAGTACGAGCCAGTGCTGCGTTGGAGCCGCGACTGCGATAACAGTCTGTACCAGGGTCTGGTAGAGATCCTCATCCCTGATGTCCTCCGACCCATTCCCA GTGCCTTAACTCAAGCCATCCGTAACTTTGCCAAAAGCCTGGAGAGCTGGCTGACCAATGCCATGATGAACATCCCAGAGGAAATGGTCCGCATTAAG GTGACATCAGCCAATGCTTTTGCCCAGACCCTGCGTCGCTACACAAGTCTGAACCACCTCGCCCAAGCAGCCCGCGCTGTCCTCCAGAACACAGCTCAGATCAACCAAATGCTCTCTGACCTTAACCGTGTGGACTTTGCTAATGTCCAG GAACAGGCCTCGTGGGTGTGTCGGTGTGAAGACCGTGTTGTCCAGAGGCTGGAGCAGGATTTCAAATtgaccctgcagcagcagaactctcTGGAGCAGTGGGCTGCGTGGCTGGATGGTGTGGTCTCTCAGGTCCTAAAGCCCTATCAACACAGCCCTGCCTTCCCAAAAGCTGCAAAGCTTTTCCTGCTCAAGTGGTCCTTTTACAG TTCCATGGTGATCAGAGACCTGACCCTGAGGAGCGCAGCCAGTTTTGGTTCTTTTCATCTTATCCGCCTGTTGTATGACGAGTACATGTACTATTTGATAGAGCACAGAGTGGCACAGGCGAAAGGAGAGACCCCCATTGCTGTCATGGGAGAG TTTGCAAGTTTAGGTCGAGGTCTGAGGCAGCTGGATCCTGACAAAG atgaggaagaggaagaggaggaggagagcgacgAGGAAGGACAGGAGCTGTCCCTTCCATCAGACGGTGCGGTGCTTGGAGAGGAGTCTCTGGAGCCACCTGCTAAGCTGGCCAGAACAGACCAGGGGGTCCTCTTCACAAGCGGATCAGCTACCAACTAA